In Lytechinus variegatus isolate NC3 chromosome 12, Lvar_3.0, whole genome shotgun sequence, a single window of DNA contains:
- the LOC121425632 gene encoding uncharacterized protein LOC121425632 isoform X1: MADRNEHMASSLRIVLLCLFFFNFMPNGLGFGDVEWYENYTVNGWTIPVCTRSLPCNSENCSTTPYNSAGQCYCDPVCFYFSDCCIDFFNECEEDLADDDFSEATKGIYPSQFSCVKPAGNPQFDDQYLMVSKCDERWNDEKTDMTKAKCESQAMDEDSLTFIPVVYMNSITFKNIYCVLCNFKNDISRVTPWGIDATCLSAEFANTSRSNFNNDQISGIIKNCYWNFVNPFSSTAARRCDNARSTSCDVDQNNDTMVQLAEACESYKGVVSVYNNPHCHLCYNALVLNQNLDTIYLNMIYMKCPPSTTDKSIVEPIYPYPNYPISVLFDFSSVNNLPSHEQQLDLSCGDNQIYDQYQNVCLNLSCPVGYSLMNSSCQRLPSNLSCLFEEGVPVFIEMECMYAIENNSNCNPDVHLPNTIISLFDKNYMTSSNLSVSNFQAEAIRNRSLTVCSQRLEIWGYLQMNVDVSQENLDSVILSKNIQNHLGNATCSDMTLTISIGCSNLKETCPNVALHDDFVKSHDDGTRQKFLIGEIAYYFKDSLYSIEYNITSAQTNSKREYLQVCKVPSETCTLVSQNVSLFVDLGNGSYLYLPLNRTLTSNDYIEVGNDTIFVCSYVLNNNNSSGFLNFSSAQSILSTIGLTLSVIALFLTFLSYLKFNLLRKATSNILIMSLCVTLIVAQLFILFGGLAALNSSICISFAIMGHYMWIAVFSHTTALAFDLQRRFGIAAKFGHTDEGASVLSRFLLFVWACPVLVLGPCLGVYFTGKTFQHFSLTYNTLTCWIGDGLANLYVFGIPVACFLIINIILFVMVVVGLHQMRMSPVNKHKSKDSKLSSDLLIYIKMSTLLGFTWVFGFIAAFAGVTALWYIFIILNSLQGVYIFIAFVCNQRVLILWKESCPCFGRLSSMTSSKSRSTSSEMVTMKKSKGKVSGSESML, encoded by the exons ATGGCAGATCGAAATGAACATATGGCTTCATCGCTTCGGATTGTgcttttgtgtttatttttctttaatttcatgcCCAACG GACTTGGGTTTGGAGATGTTGAATGGTATGAAAATTACACCGTAAATGGATGGACGATCCCGGTATGTACACGTTCGTTACCATGTAACAGTGAAAACTGTTCCACTACCCCGTACAACTCAGCTGGCCAATGTTACTGTGATCCTGTCTGCTTTTACTTCAGTGACTGTTGTATCGACTTCTTCAATGAATGTGAGGAAGATCTTGCTGATGATGACTTCTCTGAGGCGACCAAAGGCATTTATCCTAGTCAGTTCTCATGCGTGAAACCAGCGGGAAATCCACAATTTGATGATCAGTATCTGATGGTGAGCAAGTGTGATGAACGATGGAATGATGAAAAAACAGACATGACTAAAGCAAAATGTGAAAGTCAGGCGATGGACGAAGACTCACTTACATTCATACCTGTAGTATACATGAACAGCATcacatttaaaaatatatattgtgttcTTTGCAACTTCAAAAATGACATAAGCCGTGTTACACCATGGGGAATAGACGCAACATGCCTGTCTGCAGAATTCGCAAACACATCACGAAGTAATTTCAATAACGATCAAATTAGTGGAATTATAAAGAATTGCTATTGGAACTTTGTGAATCCGTTTTCATCAACAGCTGCAAGAAGATGTGATAATGCACGAAGCACGTCATGCGACGTCGACCAAAACAACGATACGATGGTTCAACTAGCTGAGGCTTGTGAGTCCTATAAAGGTGTCGTCAGCGTTTATAATAACCCACACTGTCACTTGTGTTACAACGCTTTGGTATTAAATCAAAATCTCGATACAATTTATTTAAacatgatttacatgaaatgtccacCCAGCACAACTGATAAATCCATTGTTGAACCAATTTACCCTTATCCGAATTATCCGATTTCTGTCCTTTTCGATTTTTCATCTGTTAACAATCTCCCTAGCCATGAACAACAACTCGATCTTTCCTGTGGAGATAATCAAATCTATGACCAATATCAAAACGTTTGTTTAAACCTTTCGTGTCCAGTGGGATATAGCCTCATGAACAGCTCTTGTCAAAGACTTCCTTCAAACTTGAGTTGCTTGTTCGAGGAAGGAGTCCCTGTCTTTATTGAAATGGAGTGCATGTACGCTATCGAAAATAACTCGAACTGCAATCCTGATGTGCATTTACCCAATACCATAATATCTTTATTCGATAAAAACTACATGACTTCTAGTAATCTTTCGGTTAGTAATTTCCAAGCTGAAGCAATAAGGAATAGGTCTTTAACGGTATGTTCTCAACGCCTGGAAATATGGGGATATCTACAAATGAATGTTGATGTTTCTCAAGAAAATTTAGATAGTGTAATTTTGTCCAAAAACATTCAGAACCACTTGGGAAATGCCACTTGTAGTGACATGACTTTAACAATTTCCATTGGATGCAGCAACCTTAAAGAAACTTGTCCTAACGTCGCTCTACATGATGACTTCGTAAAATCACATGATGACGGGACAAGGCAGAAGTTTTTAATCGGTGAAATTGCTTATTACTTTAAGGATTCTCTCTATTCCATTGAATATAACATTACATCAGCGCAGACGAACTCAAAGCGAGAATATTTACAAGTGTGTAAGGTACCATCTGAAACATGTACATTGGTATCACAGAACGTCTCGCTTTTTGTTGACTTAGGCAATGGATCTTACCTGTATTTGCCTCTTAACAGAACATTGACATCGAATGACTATATTGAAGTTGGAAATGACACGATTTTCGTTTGCTCTTACGTATTAAACAATAACAATTCTTCTGGTTTTCTAAATTTTTCTTCTGCTCAATCAATTCTAAGTACCATCGGTCTTACGTTGTCCGTAATTGCACTTTTCTTGACTTTCCTTTCTTATCTCAAGTTTAATCTTCTACGGAAAGCAACCTCGAACATTTTGATTATGAGTCTTTGTGTTACCCTTATAGTCGCCCAATTATTCATCTTATTTGGTGGGCTAGCGGCCTTGAATTCGTCTATCTGCATCTCTTTTGCAATCATGGGTCACTACATGTGGATTGCAGTTTTCTCACATACAACAGCTCTTGCTTTCGATTTGCAACGTCGTTTCGGCATCGCAGCAAAGTTTGGCCACACCGATGAGGGCGCTTCGGTACTTTCAAGGTTCCTTTTATTTGTTTGGGCGTGCCCAGTCCTTGTTCTCGGTCCTTGTCTTGGAGTATACTTTACTGGCAAAACTTTTCAACATTTCTCCCTCACCTACAATACACTTACTTGTTGGATCGGTGATGGTTTGGCCAATCTGTATGTCTTTGGAATCCCTGTCGCTTGTTTtctcatcatcaatattattttgtttgtcatGGTAGTTGTTGGTCTTCATCAGATGAGAATGAGTCCGGTTAACAAGCACAAGAGCAAAGACTCCAAACTGTCGTCCGACCTTCTGATATATATAAAG ATGTCGACTCTACTTGGCTTCACCTGGGTATTCGGTTTTATAGCTGCCTTCGCCGGTGTCACAGCTCTCTGGTATATCTTCATCATCCTCAACTCTCTCCAAGGAGTCTACATCTTCATTGCATTTGTCTGCAACCAGCGTGTCCTGATACTCTGGAAGGAATCTTGTCCCTGCTTTGGTAGGCTCTCCTCGATGACGTCCTCCAAGTCAAGATCGACATCGTCGGAAATGGTGACAATGAAAAAATCAAAGGGGAAAGTCTCGGGTAGCGAATCGATGCTCTAA
- the LOC121425632 gene encoding uncharacterized protein LOC121425632 isoform X2, which translates to MADRNEHMASSLRIVLLCLFFFNFMPNGLGFGDVEWYENYTVNGWTIPVCTRSLPCNSENCSTTPYNSAGQCYCDPVCFYFSDCCIDFFNECEEDLADDDFSEATKGIYPSQFSCVKPAGNPQFDDQYLMVSKCDERWNDEKTDMTKAKCESQAMDEDSLTFIPVVYMNSITFKNIYCVLCNFKNDISRVTPWGIDATCLSAEFANTSRSNFNNDQISGIIKNCYWNFVNPFSSTAARRCDNARSTSCDVDQNNDTMVQLAEAFVGLHQMRMSPVNKHKSKDSKLSSDLLIYIKMSTLLGFTWVFGFIAAFAGVTALWYIFIILNSLQGVYIFIAFVCNQRVLILWKESCPCFGRLSSMTSSKSRSTSSEMVTMKKSKGKVSGSESML; encoded by the exons ATGGCAGATCGAAATGAACATATGGCTTCATCGCTTCGGATTGTgcttttgtgtttatttttctttaatttcatgcCCAACG GACTTGGGTTTGGAGATGTTGAATGGTATGAAAATTACACCGTAAATGGATGGACGATCCCGGTATGTACACGTTCGTTACCATGTAACAGTGAAAACTGTTCCACTACCCCGTACAACTCAGCTGGCCAATGTTACTGTGATCCTGTCTGCTTTTACTTCAGTGACTGTTGTATCGACTTCTTCAATGAATGTGAGGAAGATCTTGCTGATGATGACTTCTCTGAGGCGACCAAAGGCATTTATCCTAGTCAGTTCTCATGCGTGAAACCAGCGGGAAATCCACAATTTGATGATCAGTATCTGATGGTGAGCAAGTGTGATGAACGATGGAATGATGAAAAAACAGACATGACTAAAGCAAAATGTGAAAGTCAGGCGATGGACGAAGACTCACTTACATTCATACCTGTAGTATACATGAACAGCATcacatttaaaaatatatattgtgttcTTTGCAACTTCAAAAATGACATAAGCCGTGTTACACCATGGGGAATAGACGCAACATGCCTGTCTGCAGAATTCGCAAACACATCACGAAGTAATTTCAATAACGATCAAATTAGTGGAATTATAAAGAATTGCTATTGGAACTTTGTGAATCCGTTTTCATCAACAGCTGCAAGAAGATGTGATAATGCACGAAGCACGTCATGCGACGTCGACCAAAACAACGATACGATGGTTCAACTAGCTGAGGCTT TTGTTGGTCTTCATCAGATGAGAATGAGTCCGGTTAACAAGCACAAGAGCAAAGACTCCAAACTGTCGTCCGACCTTCTGATATATATAAAG ATGTCGACTCTACTTGGCTTCACCTGGGTATTCGGTTTTATAGCTGCCTTCGCCGGTGTCACAGCTCTCTGGTATATCTTCATCATCCTCAACTCTCTCCAAGGAGTCTACATCTTCATTGCATTTGTCTGCAACCAGCGTGTCCTGATACTCTGGAAGGAATCTTGTCCCTGCTTTGGTAGGCTCTCCTCGATGACGTCCTCCAAGTCAAGATCGACATCGTCGGAAATGGTGACAATGAAAAAATCAAAGGGGAAAGTCTCGGGTAGCGAATCGATGCTCTAA